DNA sequence from the Perca fluviatilis chromosome 4, GENO_Pfluv_1.0, whole genome shotgun sequence genome:
gcccggtgtgtgtgagtgagagcgcggtcagcgagcttgttacgccatcaatctcttaccacaagttttagttaattttataatgtgtgtaattataattgttgagatatttaaacaaacgattggggaaataaacgccgcttgtccgagTCTCATCGATAGAGCctgtggctggatggagctctatcaatgagagctagctcctcttagaattcctctggaattcacaaaaattcattaacttgaaatcggacaccattgttagctttataagacccttaggtagatgttgtatacgtggcgtggcaaaattcaaactgtaaatatacttgaattacgccgcaaatgaagctaactatccgtgatttgtagctagaattgaaggggcagtcgcagctaacgaaacacctagctagtcttcacaaatattcattaacttgaaattggacaccgttgttatCTTTATAAGAcccttaggtagatgttgtatacgtggcgtgacaaaattcaaactgtaaatatactcgaattacgacgaaaatgaagctaactatccgtgatttgtagctagctacacatagctagctacacatagcagACTGACGAaccacctagtcttcacaaatattaatcaatttgaaatcggacaccgttgttagctttataagacatttagtcagatgttgtataagtggcgtgacatgtgtgtaacatgtggtaagagattgctggtgtaacaagctcgctgaccgtgctctcactctcacacacgggccatttagctagcaggaagagaggagttgcaggccctggagctctgtcagggcagcggcatttggttgtccattagcccaaaagacggtgactttgcgcgggtacggagtgctgtgggctgccagtcgtgacggagctccaagtacctcatagcaggccggggtctgtgaaggaaaaccattttgatttaaagggtaactacgaTGTTTTTCAACCTGGTAACCCTATAGTGAATAGGGCAATTTGCGCAGCTTATATTTACGTTGAAATAAActcatagtttaccgatttacatgtgaaaatatgttggctctatacaccctaaaagtattgtttttaaatagagtctggtgggtttagtgctaacaacctcagagctgtttaggttaaacaaaaaggtcataaagaggttttaaaaatgcctatctctgtagggatcctttccataatgttgttgGACTCTTAGAATAGTAAtgtggcccaaaaaaaaaaatcacttttagtAGACCAAATTGACGATGGACAGTCATCCtttagggttacattgcagcccggcctgtggctgccggttacagcgctcacgcttaatactggaccaatgtcaaagatcgTCGTccctatcagtcacttacacaaaACAAGGAAAATAGGGTACAGGTTGAAAAAATACGAAATAACCCTTTAAGTATTGTGATGGTACAGAGGCATTCAGGCCTACAAATcgtctttgtttggtacagatcctgcaaaaatcacactattatcattttattttattttaatatttttcaatgaaaatgagaataataatacataaatgatcattccctccaatatcttGAATCATATagcaattgcaatatcagtcaaataatcgcaattaaatattttcctcatatcgtgcagccctaatgcttattggctcacggacgctgatgagatttactccctTACCCAAAAACACTGAGGTTTGAGGTCATTTAGAAACAATGACGACATAGATTGTCATCCAGAGGCATCTTAGTTTTCCAACTGTAAAATgcctctgtatatatatatcatggtcaacattcattattaaaacaaaatcctTTGAATCGACAAAAATgttagttaaaaaaacaactatcaGCCAATATATTGTTATCTTCTCTTATGAATATGAAAAGTTAAATAGTGGATGAGGCATTTGGATCCTTAACTTTGCTAGGAGTATAAATACAACAATGTATACTCATACTACAATTAGATGCTTCAATGCTCAGGTAGCATGTTACTGTATTATCTGAATAAGGTGGACTTTGTACAAAGTTATGTATTTTAGTAGAGTTGAGTTGTTCCCAACTTGGGGGTCGAGTCCACTGAAACTTAAGGGGGCCCAAGTAAACACTGCTCTTTTGTGAGGGGTCATTAGCCAAAAAGAATTAGAAGCACTGGTTTAATATCTTACACTTCACTGTATTGTGTAAGCTTATGTTTTTGTGCGACAtatttatatctatatatatatatatttatatatttgtatctaTAGCTGTCAAATGAATGCAaggaagtaaaaagtacaatatgttTCCCTCTGAAATCTAGTGGATTCCAAGTATAAAGCAGTAAGTAGACTACCTCAAAATCGTATATTAGTGGAGTACACTACCTGAGAAATGTACGGAGTTATTTTTCACCACTGGAAGAGATATACCGACGCTACGACAGTCGACATGTTCTCGTGAGGAAAACCTTGACTTATAATAATGACAAAAACGAGGACAATCATTTAATGACCGGACTCAAGGTGACTTTCTATGAAAAACATCAGAGCTAACAGTCCTGTTCACTCGTGAATGGTGTAACAGGTACAGATTTTAAAAGTCCTGGGCGGCTTGTTATTAACGTGACACTTTTAACAAGTGGGTAACGTTACGACACCTACGTTAATTTTTCATTCAGACTCAAATCAACTTCAGGCTTAACCTTTCCAGATAAGTTAACGTTAGCCGGCTAGCACAGCATTGTTACCTTCCTCTCTGACCGAGCTCATGTCTTCTCACTGGGACAGATTCAATTCCTCTTTTTGATTTACAGCAACAGCTCCGAGGAAAACGACTCTTACTGAcacacaaacgcaacacatgAATATGACAAATGTGTTCAGTCCAGCATCAGTTAGCTTGTTCCACAACTATACTTCCTATCCTTGCTTGAGCAGGTAGATCCTAAATCGGATCTGCCAGAATGGTCGACGTAGTTGCATTCAGAGCCATAGAgatgtctttctctatcactggTTGCGTTTAGGCATGGGGAGTTTGGATTGGTTAGggcagggtaagccaatcagaggcagaacaAGCCGGACAACGAGGCACGTCCTTTGATGTCGGAACGTCTAGCGGATCCGATCTAGCATCTACCACTTGAGCAGACCGGCttgcaagacccgccctacgaagcagctagATTGGTTGGgcgttaggcatttgacctcgagtggttaaggttgggggattggtcaggggataggacctgtacatgtaagcatggacgcctggccaatagtagtttgtgaatgctattgaagggcgggtcttggcgtggccatagtgggagaAAAAATATCGCGACCggctcatagacagtatataagaaggacCGGCTCTGGCTTGACCCGgttatatacatatactatCTATGGGCTTGAGcagagaatttctaataaggggagaccttccactctcgggaaaattccgggttggtacaatggggcttaatagggagtgagatagggagtgaacaggctctccatagacaggctctggCTTGAGCATCTTCACCTTTTCTGTTTCCGGTAGCACAGACGCTCTGGGGTGCAGTGCTGCCCCCAACAGTTCCACAAAATCATGCTTGTAATTTCACACAGGCAaggttttttcaaaaaaatacattttgatacaCTGATTCTAacttaagttttaaaaaacacataaaaaagatCTCCAACTGTGTCAGAGCTAGTTTAGCTAATTTTAGACATATAACACACCAGTTACCAATATCCGCAGTTAAACTGTTTTTGCATTCAATGAGCTTCTCACATTTATCTTACTGTTCTACAAGCTGGTCCCAGGCGGGTGGGACTCCGCTAAAACCTTTATGTACCCTTTACAAACAAGCTGTGAAAGCTcttgacaaaaaaaaccaaGAAACTACCACCACTGCACcatcataaaaaaatacaacctaTTAACCTTTGacagttttctttgttttgcagACATGTGCCTGATGTATAAATTGACCCATAATCTTGCACCACCCCCACTCAAGCAATGTGTGTCATTTTGCAGAGATAATGTAAGGGTCACCAGGGCTTCTGTAAGAGGTGACTGTTAAACTCAATTTAGGAAGACTAAATTtcagctttttcatttactgtagtaGAAAAGTGGAACTTAATTCCACTTCACATTAGAGATTGTGCAAGTCTcagcagttttaaaatgtccttaaagactTGGCTGAAGGCGAATCAACTATGTGATCATTGATCTTTTTATAACAtggaatgtatatttgtattttggtttatACAGGTGCTGGTCATATAATTAGAATATCATGAAAAGGttgatttatttcagtaattccaTTCAAAAAGTGAAACTTGTATAATGTATACATTCATTCCACACAGACTGATATATTTCaagtgtttatttcttttaattttgatgATTATAACTGACAACTAATGAAAACCCCAAATTCAGTATCTCAGAAAATTAGAATATTGTGAAAAGGTTCAATATTGAAGACACCGTGCCACACTATAATCAGCTAATTAACTCAAAACACCTGCAAAGGCCTGTAAATGGCCTCTCAGTCTAGTTCTGTAGGCTACACAGTCATGGGGAAGACTGCTGACTTGACCACTGTCCAAAAGGCGACCATTGACACGTTGCACGAGGAGGGCAAGACACAAAAGGTCATTGCTAAAGAGGCTGGCTGTTCACAGAGCTCTGTGTCCAAGCACATTAATAGAGAGGTGAAGGGAAGGAAAAGATGTGGTAGAAAAAAGTGTACAAGCAATAGGGATAACCGcacactggagaggattgtgaAACAAAACCCATTCAAAAATGTGGGGGAGATTCAAAGAGTGGACTGCAGCTGGAGTCAGTGCTTCAAGAACCACCACGCACGGACATATGCAAGACATGGCTTTCAGCTGTCGCATTCCTTGTGTCAAGCCACTCTTGAACAAGACACAGCGTCAGAAGCGTCTCCCCTGGGCTAAAGACAAAAAGGACTGGACTGCTGCTGAGTGGTCCAAAGTTATGTTCTCTGATAAAAGTAAATTTTGCATTTCCTTTTGGAAATTAAGGTCCCAGACtctggaggaagagaggagaggcacAAAATCCACGTTGCTTGAAGTCCAGTGTAAAGTTTCCACAGTCAGTGATAGTTTGGGGTGCCATGTCATCTGCTGGTGTTGGTCCATTGTGTTTTCTGAGGTCCAAGGTCAACGCAGCCGTCTACCAGGAAGTTTTAGAGCACTTCATGCTTCCTGCTGCTGACCAACTTTCTGGCGATGCAGATTTCATTTTCCAACAGGACTTGGCACCTGCACACAGTGCCAAAGCTACCAGTACCTGGTTTAAGGACCATGGTATCCCTGTTCTTAATTGGCCAGCAAACTCGCCTGACCTTAACCCTATAGAAAATCTATGGGGTATTATATATTGTGAAGAGGAAGATGTGATACGCCAGACCCAACAATGCTGAAGGCCACTATCAGAGCAACCTGGGCTCTCCTAACACCTGAGCAGCGCCACAGACCAATTGACTCCATGCCACGCGCATTGATGCAGTAATTCAGGCAAAAGGAGCCCCAACTAAGTATTGAGTGCTGTACATGCTCATTCTTTTCATGTTCATACTTTTCAgttggccaacatttctaaaaatcCTTTTTGTATTGgtcttaagtaatattctaatttTCAGAGCTACTGAATTTGGGATTTTCATTAGTTGTCAGTTATAATCCTcacaattaaaagaaataaatatttgaaatatatcAGTCTGTGTGTAATAAATGAATATAATATACAAAGTTCACTTTCTGAATGGAATTAATGACATAAATCAACTTTTTGATATTCTAATTATATGACCAGCACCTGTATGTGAGTAATGCTAGTCACATGTTAAGTTTTTATCCGTTTTGATAGTATTGTCTACATTGTTCTTTTATCTCCCTTGCCCAGGGACCACAtatgtaaattagctgtatagctaactctggtacagggcctgaactgtgcatggtccctgacaaataaaataaaaaatctataCAAAATTCAATATAACCCCTTTGCTTTCTGACAAGAGATGACAACCTAGAAAAGAAGGGAAATGTGATATCAAGAAGACATTATTTGTCCTATTAGCTAGAgtccatttattttacactttaaacttACTTACAATAACCCTGCAACAAATACTACTTTCCTAATCTTATATCATTCATTTTTTCCCCTTCATATTCTTCCATTTAAGGGATAGGatattcaaattaaaaaaaactgccatAACAACCAAACATATTTTGTGAAGCTATTCACTAAAAATCAATCACAGAAAAAGATGGGTCAAAAAGAGTTAAGTGGCTCTTTGGTGATttactcacaaaaaaaaaaattctaatgcACTGTAATCACATATGGCATTATAATCCTTAGTAGTAGCTACACCATAATGTAGTTGTAAGCAGATGTGTTTATTACTGTTTTCATCAACAGCTATAACTCCTCCCATGGGCATCCATAAGTGGAGGCTGATGTATAAACAGATGACGGATGACTTTATAGTAGGTTCAAAATTCACCTGGGACACTTCAGACAAGTAGAAGAGTCAAAAGATTTCGTCTTTTTCCACAAAAGGGTTTTATTGAGAATGTTTTTCTATAAGTTTGTTCTGAAATGCATTTATTCTTTACATATTCAAAAGACTTTATCTTACACTTAAGAGAAATTTAAAGTTATTCAATGCATGGCCTATGTACAgaaaatcataattttttttccagGTGTTGAAAAGCAATCAATGCAAGGATGCTTAGAGCagacaattaaaaaacaaaacaaaagaatctGACATGTGAGGGTTAATACTGCCGCTCCCTGGGAATGCCATTCATTAAAAAAGCAaggacccttttttttttgaatggtTCAGATGACAAAAATAAGTTGAACAATATTTTTGACAGGTGGACCCCAATGTGAGCTCCCCATCCTCTTCTTACAAGACCCTGTTTAAATAACTTAGCGCAGGGTCACAAATCAGGAAAATGACAGTACTTGACTCAGCGTTTGACAGTTCAGCTTGTGTTCCACACCTTCAGATAATTGGCAggttgaaagaaaaataaaataaaaaggtaaaagtaAAAACTAAGATAACACCAAGCAGAACATCGAGTGCATTTCTGCACACAGCAGGGAGTTGGCCACCATTATCCGTGTTGAGTATGCCTGCACACTGAAGCGCTATATTGTCAGTCTGAAAAAAGGGCTAAACTCCCTTCATCTCATACACAAGTGAATCTTAGGGAGCTATAAACTTGAGTCAGTTAGAAAATCTGATGAAGTACATCTGAAATGTTGGTCTTTGTTTTACTTTGGAAGATACACGGTGGGAGCAGCAAGCTGTGTAGCCACACCATCTCGCAAAGTCCCATTTCAGCTGAGATTCCTGAAGATTCCTAAGACATCCTGAAAGTGGAGAGCTGACGATGTAGGAGCTTCACATAGatgtaaaataaatgcaaaGTTGGTGATCCTAATAAAAGTTGGTAGAAGGTGGGAGGATATTGGCTTTTCTAGAAGAGCAGGGCCCCCATGCTGCCCATTtcactttgttctttcacaaagaTCTCAAAGTACTGATAGATGATGGTGACAGCCAGCAGGATACCAGTGCCAGAGCCAATGGCTCCGAGAAAGTCAGCCATTACTGATAAACCACCGATACACAGTCCACCAAAGGCAGCAGCAGTAGGAATGTACCTAGAACACAAAACAGAGAGATTGGAGATGAATATTCATACAATTTCACCTTTTGGTTTCAGCAGAAATGCTGAGTAGCAAAACTGGTAGATATTCAAATACATTCATCATGAATGTGGAGTAGCGATTAATGAAATAGTACGACATTTAGAGAAATACAAGTatcgctttcttgccaagagttagaggaGAACATCGACACCACTCTCAAGTTTGTTCGATAAATATACGACAGCAGCTAGTTAATTTAGCTTAGCATTGAGACTGGAAacgggggaaacagctagcctggaaaaagttgtgtgtttttccaaaatgttgaactattcctttaagcgTTGCATTATTATAGATGCACGCCCAAGTTAACCGACAACTGAGGAAAACTTTAGCAAAAAGAAAGTAGTAACATTCTTGAACTGCTGCcctacttttattttgtttagtgTAGCTTGATGATTGATATGTTGCACTCAACAAGATTTAACAAGATACTAAACTTTTCTTTGTTTGGGTGGAAGAGCATATTCAAGGACATAAAGTCGtattacaaagaaaaacaaagaaacagggAGGTGACACTAATGCAAAGAATAAGGGATTCAACCGGTCTCAAAGAttgaaatctaaaaaaaaaaaggaaggtaaGGTGAAATGTGCGTTGCTTTGATTGTAAGATGGGAGTTATTTGCTTtacacagtgacaaaaacatgaaataatgtAAATCCATGATGAGAGCTTATACCTTTTCTAAATGATAACCTTCTTCAATGTGTGGTTTATGCGGCTGATGAGGTATGTAAATAAAAAGGGATTTCGATTTTACCTGTTCAGTTCATGGACCATTGATGTTTCCCTGTGTCCCCTCATCACCATCTGCTGCTCCTTCAGCTGTTTCGCCACCTGGGTGAAAATGAAGAAGAGAGCTTTAAAAACACAGTCTGAAAGAAACATAGACCACCGCCTGCCTGAAAGTGGTTACAACTTACATCTTTGGCAGAGGAGCCTGAGACTTCAATCCAGGTCTTGGAGAAAAAGGCACATGATCCAAGCATGAAGGCAATGTAGATGACCGCATGGACTGGGTCTTCGAGAACAGAGCCAAATGACTCGGGGGGAGAGAGGAAGTAACAGAGTCCACCTACAGGGTAGGCACGGGCTGGACCACCTGACGTTGCGTCCTACAAACATAAGAAAAGAATACAAGCTTTAAAaacgggaaaaagaaaaaaaaaaatcaacggacaaacaaacatgaaaaatgACTTAATTAAGTACATCTGGAACGGAAACAAACCAAATGGAAAGGTGTGTTCAAATGTGTACTTACAGACCAAGTGCCGAGCAGATTAACCAGGAAGTTGCCACTGAAGCGTGTGGAAAGCATCTGGGAGATAACATACAAGTTGGAGACCAGGGCAGACTGCAGGATGATGGGGATGTTGGAGGTGTAGAAGAGCTTGATGGGGTAGGTGTTGTACTGGCCGCGGTAGCGAGCTGACTTGATGGGCAGATCAACCCTGAATCCCTGTGAGAAGAGGTGAATGTGTGAGCATTCAAACGGTTTACATTCCCCAACAATTCCTATTTTAAACTTTGAGAAAAATTGCACGTTAAGAAAAGGCCACCAACTCACCTGAAAGTATATCACTACAGCAAAGACAAATACTGTGGCGATGAGGTTCATGAGGTTGGGCAGGTTCTGTCTGTAGAAGGCCTCTCTCAAAGCACGCACTTTGTCGGTACGAGTGGCCAGCAGATGGAAAAGCGCAATGATTGCTCCCTCAAACTCTGTACCTAGAAACAGTAAGTCACAAGTATGAGACAAAGTCCTGCAAAGTGCAAAGGATTTAAATGAATGGATCAATATCACACATCCACCGACCACGTTGTGGTTTCTTACCTCTTCCAGTGTTGACAGTCGTGGGGCTGAAGGCCTTCCAGACGATTGTCTCACAGATGTTGGTAGCGATGAACAGCGAGATCCCTGAACCAAGACCATAGCCCTTTTGGAGCAACTCATCCAGCAGCAGCACAATCAGCCCAGCCACAAACAGCTGTGGAAGAACACAGCAGATACAGTCAGACGAAAAAGCACTCAAGGCCGTCATGTGAAAATGTTTCACTTTGTAATAAATTCACATTTTTGCATCTTCGCAGAGTCGTGGCTGTTAATTCTGACTATGTAGGATAGACCTTTTCTCCCCCCTTAACTGAACTTAATAAATGTCCTGTTCTCACCTGAATgatgataagcagacagattccTGCACCCATCTCAGAGGGATCTCCATACATGCCGGTCATCACGTATACGATGGACTGTCCGATGGTGATGATCATTCCAAATACTGAAAAACATTAACAGGGGTCAGACAATCTACTTATAAAATTCTAACCATATATTCACAAATTACAACCTGATTAGAGTTTACTCACATTTCTGAGCTCCATTGAAGAGGGCTCTGTCCTTTGGTGTGTCTCCAACCTCAATGATCTTAGCTCCAGCAAGCAGCTGCATGATCAGGCCTGAGGTGACGATGGGTGAGATACCTAGCTCCATCAGGGTACCTGGAGGGAGATGTTCAAGTTAGGATATAGCAGCAGGAGAGCAGACACACATTTCCTCTTTTATAATGTTATTAGCTGGACAAATACCTCTGTTTGAGGCCAGAATTACTCTCATCCAGTAGAATGGATCTGCAGAGTCTGAAGACATGATGCCAAAGAGGGGGATCTGTGGGAACACAGTCAAGAGACAATGAGATTCTGTTTCAGTGATGCATGACTTTAAATGCTTCTATGAACTCGCAAGTGTTGAAATAATGCTCACACTACAAGTCCCACTCTAAACCTTCCATTCAAAAAAATTTAATCAAAATCATTGGCGTACATGACAACTACTCAGTATACAAATCCATGGTATGTGGATAGTTTGACAATTGtcaggatacacacacatattcttaaATAGACAACATACTCATACTAAGCAGTGCTAATTTCACTGCAGGTGGTTGAGTACGCCATGATTTTTCTATTAACagataaaaacatttataacttgaagtttttattgatttaataaGCCCCTTTAATTTTAAGCATCAAGCACTATCTTGATGCAGGGCTATGATTAGTTGTGATGGGCAGTTGTCACATTTCTTCACATTTTTTATACAAAATAATTCAACAAAAACCATTGATAGAATAATAAGTAATGAAAATGTCAGTTATCTCTAGTCTCAATTAATTCTACAGAAACGTGGTTTATTAAAAGGCTATATGGTCTTGTAAGCTCAAAATGTCTACTACAAAGTTCTTTCACACCAAAAAGTCTTATTGACAGGTGTgttggataaaaaaataaataataaaaaataactgcaCACTGGGACCAGGCATTCTGACTTAATTTACAATATTTTGTCCTCAGGCCTTTGATGGTCATTCAAGAAGACCAAATTGACATTAATAAAGTGATTGAAAGTGATTGTAGtgcacagatttttttttccctctccaaAATGTGCAAAAAGTTTCAAATTAAATCATATGGATTCACACGTCCATTTAGAATAGTTTGTGAACAACTAATATATGACAGTAATTAATTGTGACACTTACCTGGCAACAAACCAGGAAGATGAAGAGAGTGATGGCAGTCCATAATACCTTCTCTCTGAACTGGATCTGTTGGACAATCACAATAAAGTAAGATTTATAACAAATAGCTAAAGCAAGCcaaatgtgtgtttattttattgccAAATGCCAATGTACTAATAATATGAGCTTGATACATACCTTTCTTTCAGGTTTTTGGATCTCTGGCAGCACTGCACAGAATGGCTTTATCACCTCCAAAAATTTGactggaaaaaagaaaacatgagtATTTATGTGAGTAAACTGGGAATAATAAGCTGGTCACCACTGGGACGTGGCAGTGAATGGTGGGCGGACTCAAGGCAGACTTCAATAACCTATACCAAacagatttaataataaaatcaggcattttgtaTTACGGGTTTTCCTAGCTATTTTCTCAACTTTACATCGTCACTGCTACCGGTTTCTTAGCGTTAGGCAGATGTTTTAGGAACAGCAGGCTCAAGATTACATCGGCTGTGTTATGCGTCGTCATCACTAGACTGTCAATGTCTTTGAATGAGCGGCTaacacgttaacgttagctaacaagACGTTTCCTGCCAAAAATAACCACTGTAAGGTTTCTAAGATCTCACCACAAATCAAAATCCCTCTTACAAAACTACTGATTAACTGTTTAATTGAATTCACCAACCATCTATCATTACAAAAGTATTCGAATAGTACAAAAGCAACTGCCAGCTAGCTAAGATTAGCTAGCAACATAAGCTAGCCTGCTATCAGTGCCAGCGCTAATAGCGTTAGGTTAGCTTACTAAGTTGTTAAAACTGTAGTTCGTGTGTTGCTACACCGACTCTACATATCGGTCTCGTACAATTCATGTGACAAAGTCATACTCACTGCCCATGTTGTCCAAACTGTCCACCTACGTGCTCCTTTACTGTGTAAATCTAAGCAGACACAAAATCTCACTACTGActgacgaggaggaggaggaagaggaggaggaaaccgTTTAGAGACACGTCACCACTAACGTTACAGACACGAAGAACAACGTACCAAGATACCATGTACGCAATTACGCAGTTAGCTACGCCAAAagaatagagctcaacagtgaccgcccactttttgC
Encoded proteins:
- the sec61a1 gene encoding protein transport protein Sec61 subunit alpha-like 1 — protein: MGIKFLEVIKPFCAVLPEIQKPERKIQFREKVLWTAITLFIFLVCCQIPLFGIMSSDSADPFYWMRVILASNRGTLMELGISPIVTSGLIMQLLAGAKIIEVGDTPKDRALFNGAQKLFGMIITIGQSIVYVMTGMYGDPSEMGAGICLLIIIQLFVAGLIVLLLDELLQKGYGLGSGISLFIATNICETIVWKAFSPTTVNTGRGTEFEGAIIALFHLLATRTDKVRALREAFYRQNLPNLMNLIATVFVFAVVIYFQGFRVDLPIKSARYRGQYNTYPIKLFYTSNIPIILQSALVSNLYVISQMLSTRFSGNFLVNLLGTWSDATSGGPARAYPVGGLCYFLSPPESFGSVLEDPVHAVIYIAFMLGSCAFFSKTWIEVSGSSAKDVAKQLKEQQMVMRGHRETSMVHELNRYIPTAAAFGGLCIGGLSVMADFLGAIGSGTGILLAVTIIYQYFEIFVKEQSEMGSMGALLF